Genomic DNA from Kluyveromyces lactis strain NRRL Y-1140 chromosome C complete sequence:
ATTGAACGTTGGGTTCAAAAATGTTTCCCTCGGCAATGTCCTAAATTCAAAAACGAGCGATGATAAATGGACATTTGTTCAAGGCGACGATGTTAAAGCCATGAGTAAATATCAATCCGATTCCTTTGAAGTTCAAGTCGGTATCCATGAATTGCTAGGTCATGGTTCCGGGAAGCTACTATGCGAACTACAAGATAATACATTCAACTTCGATAAATCTTCTCCGCCGCTTGGTCTAGACGGCAAACCAGTCACGACATATTACAGAAAGGGTGAAACTTGGGGATCTAAATTTGGTGCTGTCGCTGGTGCCTACGAAGAATGTCGTGCAGAGTCCATAGCCATGTATTTGATCACTAACAGACAGCTATTGGAAGTCTTTGGCTTCAAGTCCAAGGAAGACCAGGACATGATTATTTACACTGGGTTCTTGCAAATGTGCCGTGCAGGTTTATTGGCTTTGGAATATTGGGATCCAAAATCTAAGAAATGGGGCCAACCTCATATGCAAGCTAGATTTTCTATTATGAAGACTCTCTTGAGGTACTCTGAAGACAAGAACTTCTTAAAATTGGCCTATACCAAGGACGACTACTCAGATTTGCATATCGAGCTTGATAAGTCCTTAATTGAGACAGTGGGGCATGCCGCCATCGAAGACTACTTGACCCACTTACACATTTACAAGGCTACAGGTGATGTAGAAAATGGTGTCGCATATTTCCAGGATAGGTCTGATGTTGACGAAGAGCTCGCAAAGTTCCGTGATATTGTCCTTGCTAAGAAGCTACCAAGAAAGCAATTCATCCAAGCTAACACTATCTTGTCAGGTGACGAAATTACTGTCAAGGAATACGATGAATCACCAATAGGCATGATCCAATCATTCATTGAACGTGACTTGTAAAGAATGACGGTACGTAAGTATGTTCACTGGATGAGCTTCATTGTAAAAAGTAAAGACCTATGTAACAAATAGTCTATATCGTTTGCGATTGTTTTTCTATCCCTTGCCTTGTCTTTCACTCTTGACAACAGGTGACGGTTCTAACAGAACAGAAGGGTTCAAgtagaaaaaaataaaacctTAAAAATGCAGATGCTGTTCCCACTGCAAGAAAAAAGAGCACGCAATCGCCTTTGAACAGTAACCAAGGCGTAAAACAGCGACAATTTAGCCATTGATATGAGATTGTATGTTTTAAGGCACGGCCAAAGTGAAgtaaaccaaagaaacataTTTGGGGGATGGGTAGATGTTCATCTGACTGAAAAGGGTCTAGATCAGGCCAGGAATAGCGCCATTCTTATTAAAGCATACTGTCAATCGCAAGGTTTGGAGCTACCCAAGCTTGGTTATACTTCCAGATTGATCAGAACAGAAGAGACCATGAATGAGATTCTCAAAGAGTTTGGCAAACAGCCTGAATTTCGTATCGTCAGCGGTGAGCTACCACCGCAACAGACATCAGATAATGGTAAATTCCCAGTTTATCAGAGCTGGAGATTGAATGAAAGACACTACGGTTCATGGCAGGGTCAAAGTAAACATAAAATGTTGGAAGAGTATGGTGAAGAACAGTATATGTATATCAGAAGAGATTACCTCGGAAAACCTCCAAAAGCAGATTTAAACAGGGAGATGGTACAAGATTTCGACCAAGGTGATACAGGATATGAATTTAAAGAACCAAACAGGCATGTTAAATATTTGGAGGAAGAGATTACTCATGATGAATTGCCCAATGGTGAGTCTTTGTGCGATGTCGTTCAAAGATTGAAACCATTGCTTGAAAATATGATTCTTCCGAACTTGAAGGAACGTGGTGACAGCCTTATAGTCGGTCATGGAAGCACAGTCCGTTCACTCTTAAAGATTTTAGAAGGCATTAGCGATACTGACATTAAGGAAGTCAATATTCCTAATGCCATTCCTTCAGTCATTGAACTAGATGATAATTTCAGATTTATTAGAAAATTCTACTTAGACCCAGAAAGTGCCAAAGTCAATGCAGAATTAGTTCGCCAGGAAGGATTCAAGGAATAAATATATAGATACAAGTCAACGGCACACATTATAAACTTTCTATGTTAATCAATAATTTCTATAGACATCGAATTGGGGTACATTCTCCTGTggcaagaaaaaaatgagtTGAGAACAGAGAAAATATAGTATACCATCCGATATTGAGTACTCTATAgcaaatatatatatcaagGTGTATTTACAGAATTACATATATGAGCAGAACTCCGATCAAGTCGAAGAAACGTagagagaaaaaaaccAATTCGCCAAACTAAATACCCTTACAGTTAAGAGTTCTGATATTCAACGTTGTCCTTTGCGTATTGTATCACACGCTGTGCTTCGGTACCTTGTAGATTATGCTTGACTTTAACATGCCTACTTAGGGCATCATTTCTCGAAAAGGTTCTCTGATAGCCTTCAGATCCCAGTTCTTGAATGCAGATCAAACACctgaatattttcttcttagaAGCATGGATAGTTTTTTGGTGTCTGATTAAATCATACGGTCTTGAAAACTTCTTCATACATGGTTCGTTAGTGACTGGGTTGTTCACCATGCAGATATGCTCATCGTTCTGGTTGTGGGAATGATGAAtgtgtgtgtgtgtatTTGAGGATCCATACGAACGGTCGACGCTTAGTAGGGCATCCACAGATTTACCACGTTGATGATTACCTCTATTTCTAGTCATGGTACGAGACCCTGTCGTGTTCGTTGATTTTGGATCCAGTTTATTATCACTGACCTCATGCGATTTCCGAGTATTTATGGTGAGAAGTTGTCTTTGTTTGTTAGAATTCTGTTGAGATATAACCATACTTGGTTTTCTTCTGGGACTCACCAGAGCAGGTTCGTATAAAGGATCCTCATCGTCCTCGCTGAACATAGCGTCACCCTCATCATCAccttcttcctcttcttcttctaatttttcattttcttcgaGTACAGAACTCTTGATTGACTCTATGCGAGGAACAGTTACCTGCGATAAATCCCTCTGTTGGTTTTCGTTCAATCGTTGTTGGGTATCCATGTATAACGACTCCTCATTCGATTTGGTAGAAACCTCCTCACTGTCAGAGAAATCGTCCTGTAAGTCATTCAGAATCTTGTCTGTTAATTCTGTGTTGTTTTTTCCTCCGTCTGCATTTTCCTCATACTCCCTctcctcctcctcttcttcttcttcttcttcatccgAAAGATCATCATCGAAGTTGAATTCTTGGTCAAAACGAGACAGGGTATCCTGATCATTTGTCCAATAATACCCCGCCATGTTTTGGTCATCCCATAACGTAGCCTGAGCGGTCAATTTCTCATCCTCTTCGTACATGTTATTGAAATCACCATAACCctcattcaaaaactcATCTTCGAATCCGTTTTCGTTGTTAATTCTCGTTTGGAAGTTAAACCCACGGACGCTGTTCAACCTTCCATTCGACATACCATTATGGTGGTTGTTTGGATTATTCTGAGGAATCTGTTGGGCATTTGGGAATCTTGCCGAAGACTGTAAGAAAGGATTTGGAGTAATCGTATTAAGTGAAATCGTTGGCTGCACTGGAGTTAAATTCAAATTAACCTGTTTCACAATGGCAGCTGGGCCCGTAGTTGCGGTTGGACCAGGACCAGTGGCAGGTACAGCACATCCGCTTTTCTTATCTAAAGTGGTCAAATTGGGATCAGCGTACTTGTTGAACACCCCACTTGCagtatcatcatcagaCAAATGCAGATCATGACCCATGAGCTGGCCCATATTATACTGGTGTTGCGAGTGTCCCGACGAAAAATTGGGCCCGGTATAGAATGAATGCACCTGTGACCTCGTGAGTTGCGGAAACGAATCGTAGTGCGTTTCACCGAACCCCATATCTAAAGACATCGGGTTCGTATTGTGGATCCTCAACTCGTCATCAACCACATCCGTCAAAGTCCTTctcaattccaaatctgCAGCTGACATGGTCTGTTTCCTCTCTCTGTCTgtctctttttttatttgctCCAATTACTAATTTATAATAGAGCTTATTAGCTTACTTCCTTAAAAATGTAACGAAAGGCCGTTTCCAGTATTCTTTCCCGAACAAATCCCTGGTTCTTTAATTACGAGGGCCTTCGGTGTACAGAGAGCTAAATACCTTACCTCCTTATTTCAAAGTACAGAATCCGCTCGTGCTTGCTTCATGTACCTCTATACCAACCAAtatgatatatatatatatcgAAAACTCGTTTGGCTCTTTTatatttctatttctgtttctagaggatgaagaactGTAAAACacgatgaaaagaaagatacaaaattgaaaaaaatgacaatTGTCACTGTGAGACATTCGTATGACAAATGGAAGCACTAAGAGCAAGAGCAAAGCAAGATAAAGGTTAGAGTATCGGGTGCACAAGCACCCGATACTGCTTTCAACTCAATGGATTTAGTAGCAGTATTTCCATGGAGTGATAGAGACTCTCTCTATAGTATATGACAATCTACCTCAGCATGCAACTGATAAGTCAGTTTGTTGGGTAATTGAGGCGATCTGTCGTTTCGTATGTATTTGTCAACACGTAATTCCTAAGCTGAATCCGGCGTTTAATGGAGGCGGGGTGAGGCTTTCCCTATCTGtttccgggtaacattTGGTAGCTTgccattttctttttctttctagaTTGTTCTACCGCTAATGCGACTACCCtgccaagaaaaaaacaattgTGTCACGTGTTACGCACGTGATGATCCGTCGGAATGTTTCAGGCGTCGCCAGACATACCATTAGCACTCTTTTATAATCTAAATTATGCATGAGTGCTAATGGTATGTTGTTATCTAACTTAGTTCTAAGTTGTATTTCCGGTTTATACAATTAGATTAGACGAGGTACTTATCTTTATCTGTTAGACAAGATTCAAGACTGAAAGTTACTTTTGATTCTGCATTAAAGTACTCTCTGATATTATTGGTTCTGGATATTCAATTTGTAATATCGTTTGTTCTTCTAATACGACTGCTATTTTGTAGGTACGCTTTGGAATATGTTACTCCATACTTACGTAGTTTTGGTAGAAAGTATACCCCCCCCTCCCCCTCAGATGGGTAATGGCCTTTGTTCTCTAATCTTTATGATCTGTGGTGTATCAAATTCCCAAGGCTAAGGAAATGTAAAACTTAAACTAAAGACAATAGGAATgtgaaacaaaaacaaacgaGATGcaggaaaaagaaaagaatgttCCAAGGCCAGTTGACCTGACTTTCTTGTCCTCTCATCTACCCATGAAACACCTTAGACCCCGCTCATGCTTATTGTTGTCCATTGTTTCAATTTACCTATTTTGGATCCTATTCCATAACATTCCCGCATTCCAGAATAGGGATAAATCCGTCAATACACCAACTGTACCGGCAGATTGGTCCACAGGATCACTGAGGCATCGGCTGTTGGCACATTTCAATTCTCAAAATGAGATTCCAAGAGATATCTGGCAATCTTGGAAATCAAAACAGAATCTTGATGTTAGGTTCCAGGAAAACGTGAGGCTTTGGTCATCCCAATCTGGATTCAATTACCATTTCctcgatgatgatgaaatcgATGAATTCGTACGTACCCAATTTAAGCTGTTCCCAGAAATTATTCAGACCTGGGATACGTTGCCGagaaagatcttgaaagCTGATTATTTTAGATACCTCGTTTTATTGGCGAAAGGTGGATATTACAGCGATATAGATACTTCACCTTCTGTTAACATAGACGCTTGGCTTACAGATGGTCCGTTGGCCACATTGATGGCTGAAAATGATCTCTCCAAGACTGATGTCGGTGTCATAATTGGTATAGAGGAAGAACGGGATCTTGGTACTTGGAGAGGCCTTTTCAATAGAAGGATAAACCTATGTCAATGGACTTTAGCGAGTAGACCAGGTCATCCATTGTTTGTAGATGTCGTTGCAAAGATAGCTGATCTTGCATTGTATTACTATGATCCATCCACCAACGTATTGACTTTCCCAATGGGTTACAAGAACCTTTTCGACGTTCAACCTGCCTATAACATGTCGAAGGATTCTGCTAATTGGTATGAGGGTATCATAGAATGGACTGGTCCGGCCTCATTCACAGATAGCTTTTTCCGAACTATTAACCAGTGGTACATCGAAAACTTCAGTGATCATATTCAGGGTTCAAGCAACGAGGTTCTCTGCAATAACAAACATATGTGTGTTCTGGATCCCAACAAACCGTTAgatttaatttcaaaactCGAGAATTATCCCCTAGGAGATAATTTGCTTGGAATCAAGTTGCCCACGTCACCTGTTGGATGGGAAAATTTCACTCTACTCGAATACCCTTTGCTTTACGGAGATGTAGCACTTTTACCGAAgcatttcttcaattctctACATACTACGGACTTTAAAAAGGGATATGTGCATCATGCATTTACTGGTACATGGAAATGGACCCAAGACCCATAATCAACCTTGCATTGTTTTGTTTGTTCTATTCTTGTAACATTATATTTTCAGCATTTCATATTATTATACGATAAAAACTTCTCACTATATTTACAACAATCAAATATAAAAGAATAAGGTTCTACTCCTTTCACATCAATTTATAAATAGAACACGAAAGCTTATCATTGTTTTTACCCCCAAAGCTCATCATACAGGAGAACTAAAAAATATCTCCTTCATCAGCCAGCTTATGATCGCGCCTTTGTTTCCAATATTCACC
This window encodes:
- the RPN4 gene encoding stress-regulated transcription factor RPN4 (weakly similar to uniprot|Q03465 Saccharomyces cerevisiae YDL020C RPN4 Transcription factor that stimulates expression of proteasome genes Rpn4p levels are in turn regulated by the 26S proteasome in a negative feedback control mechanism RPN4 is transcriptionally regulated by various stress responses) produces the protein MSAADLELRRTLTDVVDDELRIHNTNPMSLDMGFGETHYDSFPQLTRSQVHSFYTGPNFSSGHSQHQYNMGQLMGHDLHLSDDDTASGVFNKYADPNLTTLDKKSGCAVPATGPGPTATTGPAAIVKQVNLNLTPVQPTISLNTITPNPFLQSSARFPNAQQIPQNNPNNHHNGMSNGRLNSVRGFNFQTRINNENGFEDEFLNEGYGDFNNMYEEDEKLTAQATLWDDQNMAGYYWTNDQDTLSRFDQEFNFDDDLSDEEEEEEEEEEREYEENADGGKNNTELTDKILNDLQDDFSDSEEVSTKSNEESLYMDTQQRLNENQQRDLSQVTVPRIESIKSSVLEENEKLEEEEEEGDDEGDAMFSEDDEDPLYEPALVSPRRKPSMVISQQNSNKQRQLLTINTRKSHEVSDNKLDPKSTNTTGSRTMTRNRGNHQRGKSVDALLSVDRSYGSSNTHTHIHHSHNQNDEHICMVNNPVTNEPCMKKFSRPYDLIRHQKTIHASKKKIFRCLICIQELGSEGYQRTFSRNDALSRHVKVKHNLQGTEAQRVIQYAKDNVEYQNS
- the GPM3 gene encoding phosphoglycerate mutase family protein GPM3 (similar to uniprot|Q12326 Saccharomyces cerevisiae YOL056W GPM3 and to YDL021W uniprot|Q12008 Saccharomyces cerevisiae YDL021W GPM2, Homologs of Gpm1p phosphoglycerate mutase which converts 3-phosphoglycerate to 2-phosphoglycerate in glycolysis), translated to MRLYVLRHGQSEVNQRNIFGGWVDVHLTEKGLDQARNSAILIKAYCQSQGLELPKLGYTSRLIRTEETMNEILKEFGKQPEFRIVSGELPPQQTSDNGKFPVYQSWRLNERHYGSWQGQSKHKMLEEYGEEQYMYIRRDYLGKPPKADLNREMVQDFDQGDTGYEFKEPNRHVKYLEEEITHDELPNGESLCDVVQRLKPLLENMILPNLKERGDSLIVGHGSTVRSLLKILEGISDTDIKEVNIPNAIPSVIELDDNFRFIRKFYLDPESAKVNAELVRQEGFKE
- a CDS encoding glycosyltransferase family 32 protein (weakly similar to uniprot|P47124 Saccharomyces cerevisiae YJR075W HOC1 Alpha-1 6-mannosyltransferase involved in cell wall mannan biosynthesis subunit of a Golgi-localized complex that also contains Anp1p Mnn9p Mnn11p and Mnn10p identified as a suppressor of a cell lysis sensitive pkc1-371 allele) — its product is MQEKEKNVPRPVDLTFLSSHLPMKHLRPRSCLLLSIVSIYLFWILFHNIPAFQNRDKSVNTPTVPADWSTGSLRHRLLAHFNSQNEIPRDIWQSWKSKQNLDVRFQENVRLWSSQSGFNYHFLDDDEIDEFVRTQFKLFPEIIQTWDTLPRKILKADYFRYLVLLAKGGYYSDIDTSPSVNIDAWLTDGPLATLMAENDLSKTDVGVIIGIEEERDLGTWRGLFNRRINLCQWTLASRPGHPLFVDVVAKIADLALYYYDPSTNVLTFPMGYKNLFDVQPAYNMSKDSANWYEGIIEWTGPASFTDSFFRTINQWYIENFSDHIQGSSNEVLCNNKHMCVLDPNKPLDLISKLENYPLGDNLLGIKLPTSPVGWENFTLLEYPLLYGDVALLPKHFFNSLHTTDFKKGYVHHAFTGTWKWTQDP